Below is a genomic region from Romeriopsis navalis LEGE 11480.
TCAGCCAGGTTTATCCGAAGTCGCTCCGGTCCACTGCGTAGGTAAAGGTGTGCGCTACCGAGGCTGAGCTATGAACATGACAATCAAAACATCGACCGTTACATCTACTTCTTTCGCAGGGAAAAAACAAAATCCGGCAGGGTCAGGACGAAATTCACGAATTGAAATCCTCTCACTTACCCAGGACCTTCTCCAAGAACTGGAAGAACAACTGAATGTCGGTGGTGCGAAAGCCCGTGAAATTTGCCACCGAATTGCAGTGGAAGTTGAGCGGATTTGTGACAAGAGCGATCGGATTCAAGCGTCGGGTCAGGTTGGTTCCTGGCAGATGACGCTCTCCCGCTATCGCCTACAGAAGTGCATCGACTATTATCGCTTGGGTTCCCAGCGGGGCCGGGTTGATCTCCATAGTGTCTTGAGCACTATCGTCTATCGCCCGATTGCACCGGCTTACCTAAGACTCAGTTTTCAAGCGCGTTGTACGCTGATCGAAGATTTTCTTCAGGGTTTCTATACTGAGGCATTGCGTGCCTTCCGCCGCGAAAATGAACTGGCGGTGGATTATCAACCCCGCACCCGGTTGCAATTGGCGGAGTACATGGGCTTTACGGAGCAGTACGCCAAGCGGCGGATTAACTTGCCCGGTCGTCAGAGCCAACAGCTGATTATTCTGCGGGCACAGCGGTTTGCGAACCGTCAGCCGAAAGAGATCACAGTTGATATCGAGACCGCAATGGATTCGGCCAAAAGTGACGAATCTGATGCTTACGGACGTTCGCCGATTTTGCAAATGATTCGTGAGCAAATGGTTGCGGATCAAGTTGACCCATCTGAGGGCACATTGCGCGATCGGGTGATCACCGAGCTAGTCAAGTATCTAGAAGCGCAGGATCAACAGGAATGTGTGGATTACCTGACGCTGAAGTTACAGGACTTGTCTGTCCCGGAAATTGATGAAATCTTGGGCTTGACGGCGCGGGAGCGGGACTATCTACAGCAGCGCTTCAAGTACCATGTGGAGAAGTTTTCGACTTCGACTTCGACTTGGCAGCTGGTGCATGAGTGGTTAGGTGCCGATTTAGAAAAGAACCTCGGCTTGCCGCCGCAGCTCTGGCAGCAGTTCGTTGATACCTTAACTCCGGAGCAGCAGCACTTGCTGGATCGGAAGCAGTCGGGCATCGCTGATAGTGAAATCTCGAAAGTATTGAAATGTACGCCGAAGCAAGTCCAAAAGCGTTGGGCGAAGTTGCTCGATGCTGCATGGCAAGCGCGTAACGCTGCTCGGTAGAGCCAGCGGGCACAAAGCCACAAAGTTTGAACTGTTTACAGTTCAGCGGTAGCGATGGCGGGGAGGAAACTTCCCGCCGTTTCTTATGGAAAATTTCCGAGTGTGATCAGAATTTTGTGTAAATGCTGTTTCCGACCCAGCATTCATGGGAGTTTCAGATTCATTTACACAAAATTCTGGACTGTCCCCATTATTTTGCTTGGTATTGCAACCGATCGCCTGATATTGCAACCGCTTTGTGCTTCTACTGGACCGGCTTGACCGTTTCGCTAGAAACGTTTGGTGGTGTTGGACGCAGGGCAGTTTGGCGTTGCTGTTGGGCAATTTGGAGCGATCGTACGAGATTGCCCATGGAATTATTGAGATGTTCGCCGGAGTCCATAGCCACCCAAGTGCCATCGGGCATCATCTGCCGTAGCTCAAAGTGCAGGTGCGGGCCAGTTGAAGCGCCAGTGCTACCCACGCGACCAATGACGGTACCCTGCTGTACAACATCCCCCGGACGGACGAAGAGTTCCGACATATGGGCATATAGGGTTTGACGCATGCCATTATCATGTTCGAGCGCGACGGTGATGCCATAGCCCCCTAATTGATCGGCCAAAATCACGCGCCCTGTCATCGCCGCCATAACGGGTGTCCCCATGGGGGCGCCAATATCGGTACCTGTATGGAGTTTCTGCGCTCCGCTGATTGGGTGAATCCGCCATCCGAACAATGACGTGATGGGCGCAGGAATCGCAACGGGGAAAGCCATCCGGAGTGCTTTCTGCGTCACACTGCCCAAGGGCTTTAAAAACTTCCGATTGAGGTATGACCGGCTGGGTGAAACAATACTGGCCGCTGATGGTGGCGCTGCTTGTGGTTTCCAGCCAATCCCCGCGCTGGAAAGATTAATCGAACCGACTTGAACGGAAGTTCGTGCTTGAGCCGCGCGATAGTTCGGTAGCTTGGCCGGAATTGATCGTGCGCGGATTGGTTGTTTACTGGGTTGACCCCGCGTGATGATTTCGACGGGGACTTCCTCACGCTCTGTGGCACCCAAGTTGTAATCCGAACGATCAATGAAGGCTTCTGCCGAGTCAACGGCAAGAGGTGCGGGGGGCTCGACTACGGGTGCGGACTGGACCGGTGCCGGTGCAACGGGTGCGGGCGCAGGAGGAATCGGTGCGGGCGCAGATCTCACCGGAGCGGGTGCGACGGGTGCGGCAGGAATTGGTGCTGAACGTACAGGTATGGGCCGGGCCGGTGCGGGTGCGACTTCGACAACCGCAGCAGGAACTGACGGCGGTGCGGGTGCGGTAACGGGCGCAGGGGCAATCTCGACAACCGGTGTCTGGGCGACTGCCGCATAGCTCTGGATTAACCAGCTAGTCGCAAGAACCGAAGTTGTGACAAATGTACGTTTGGAGGCCATGAGGTTAGGGGAGAGAGGAACGAACGTTTGGGTATTGCAGCGGGTGAAACGATTGAGCTGGCGTCGATGGCAATTTTGGAATGTCCCTATTTTGCCGTAATTCGATTAATTTGGGATAGGTCTGTAGGTAGATTGCTGACGGACCGACGGAGCTGGGCCAAGGCTTGATTATAGCCAATCACCGCACTCGTGAAGTTACCGCGGGAGCGAGTCAAGTCGGCTTCAGCATCAATCCGCTCGGTTTGCGTACCGACACCGGCTTGGAACCGGAGGACCGCCAACCGTAAGGCTTCTTCAGCTTGCACGATCGCCTGTCGAGTGGTCTCAATGCTTTTGCCGTTAGAAATTAGGGTTGCGTAGGCCTGCTCGACCTCAAAGCGGATGGCTTCACGCTGCTCCGCAAACCGCGATTCCGCTAATTCTTTGTTTTTGGTTTGCTGTGCGGCTTGGGCTTGTGCCGTCCCACCATCAAACAATTGCCATTGAGCTTGGGCGCCGATGGAATAGCCGCTGCTGACGCTGACAGAGTCTTCAAAGGCTTCGAGGAAATTCGCTTGGGCGATCAGGCTGACGGTGGGGCCAAGGGCGGATAAGGCAATTTT
It encodes:
- a CDS encoding M23 family metallopeptidase, which encodes MASKRTFVTTSVLATSWLIQSYAAVAQTPVVEIAPAPVTAPAPPSVPAAVVEVAPAPARPIPVRSAPIPAAPVAPAPVRSAPAPIPPAPAPVAPAPVQSAPVVEPPAPLAVDSAEAFIDRSDYNLGATEREEVPVEIITRGQPSKQPIRARSIPAKLPNYRAAQARTSVQVGSINLSSAGIGWKPQAAPPSAASIVSPSRSYLNRKFLKPLGSVTQKALRMAFPVAIPAPITSLFGWRIHPISGAQKLHTGTDIGAPMGTPVMAAMTGRVILADQLGGYGITVALEHDNGMRQTLYAHMSELFVRPGDVVQQGTVIGRVGSTGASTGPHLHFELRQMMPDGTWVAMDSGEHLNNSMGNLVRSLQIAQQQRQTALRPTPPNVSSETVKPVQ